The following proteins are co-located in the Labrys monachus genome:
- a CDS encoding LLM class flavin-dependent oxidoreductase — MTPLSILDLSPIALGSDAGQALRNSLRLAQAAERLGYKRLWLAEHHNMPGIASAATAVALAHVASGTSTIRLGSGGIMLPNHAPLMVAEAFGTLAALHPGRIDLGVGRAPGTDQVTSQALRRNLDADVNAFPRDVVELLGYFRPVEPGQRVQAVPGAGLDVPVWILGSSLFGAQLAAMLGLPFGFASHFAAGDMEQAVALYRSRFEPSAYLAKPYVMLGLNVVAAETDAEAQFLQTSRLQAFVNLRTGRAGPLPPPVERYEETLDPVGRSVLAQMQFCSVVGSPQTVKAGLEDFIRRTGADEVITTNMMFDHAACIRSYEILADVMIAPARAAGELQTSVS; from the coding sequence ATGACGCCGCTTTCCATCCTCGACCTTTCTCCCATCGCCCTCGGCAGCGATGCCGGGCAGGCGCTTCGCAATTCGCTTCGCCTGGCCCAGGCCGCCGAACGCCTCGGCTACAAGCGGCTCTGGCTCGCCGAGCACCACAACATGCCGGGCATCGCCAGCGCGGCGACGGCGGTCGCGCTCGCCCATGTCGCGTCGGGAACCTCCACCATCCGCCTCGGCTCTGGCGGCATCATGCTGCCCAACCATGCGCCGCTGATGGTGGCGGAAGCCTTCGGCACGCTCGCCGCCCTCCATCCCGGCCGTATCGACCTCGGCGTCGGGCGGGCGCCGGGAACCGACCAGGTGACGTCGCAGGCGCTTCGCCGCAATCTCGACGCGGATGTCAACGCCTTCCCGCGCGACGTCGTCGAGCTGCTCGGCTATTTCCGGCCGGTCGAACCCGGCCAGCGCGTGCAGGCGGTGCCGGGCGCCGGGCTCGACGTCCCCGTCTGGATCCTCGGCTCCAGCCTCTTCGGCGCCCAGCTCGCCGCGATGCTCGGCCTGCCCTTCGGCTTCGCCTCGCATTTCGCGGCGGGCGACATGGAGCAGGCGGTCGCCCTCTACCGCTCCCGCTTCGAACCCTCCGCCTATCTCGCCAAGCCCTATGTCATGCTCGGGCTGAACGTCGTCGCCGCCGAGACCGACGCCGAAGCGCAGTTCCTGCAGACATCGCGCCTGCAGGCCTTCGTCAACCTGCGCACCGGCCGTGCCGGCCCGCTGCCGCCGCCGGTGGAACGCTACGAGGAGACGCTCGACCCGGTCGGGCGCTCCGTCCTCGCCCAGATGCAGTTCTGCTCGGTGGTCGGCTCGCCGCAGACGGTCAAGGCGGGCCTGGAGGACTTCATCCGCCGCACCGGCGCCGATGAGGTCATCACCACCAACATGATGTTCGATCACGCGGCCTGCATACGGTCCTATGAGATCCTGGCCGATGTCATGATCGCGCCCGCGCGGGCGGCCGGCGAGCTTCAGACCAGCGTGTCGTAG
- the ygfZ gene encoding CAF17-like 4Fe-4S cluster assembly/insertion protein YgfZ gives MTHLPDRAVLRLTGEDARSWFANIVTCDIAGLMPGEARWGALLAPQGKILFDFLATPDGGDGLLLDTDRDKAADFSRRLNFYRLRARVTIEDLSADEGFAVHAFPPAQDGGAIAAYVDPRDPDLGRRGIAPRPGQPDDEAFAAYHARRIALGIPEGGKDFAWGEAFPHEVLMDMLGGVDFRKGCYVGQEVVSRMQHRGTARTRIVPVSASDVLPPAGTEVRIADKVAGTLGSSSGRRGLAMLRLDRVQDGLDAGAVPTAGHVALALVRPRWWMASWPAPAQADAIP, from the coding sequence ATGACCCATCTGCCAGATCGTGCGGTGCTGCGCCTCACCGGCGAGGACGCCCGTTCCTGGTTCGCCAATATCGTCACCTGCGACATCGCCGGCCTGATGCCGGGCGAGGCGCGCTGGGGCGCGCTGCTGGCGCCGCAGGGCAAGATCCTGTTCGATTTCCTCGCCACGCCAGACGGCGGCGACGGCCTTCTTCTCGACACCGACCGCGACAAGGCCGCCGATTTCTCCAGGCGGCTGAACTTCTATCGTCTTCGAGCGCGGGTGACGATCGAGGACCTGTCCGCGGATGAGGGTTTCGCCGTGCATGCCTTTCCGCCGGCGCAGGACGGCGGCGCCATCGCCGCCTATGTCGACCCGCGCGATCCCGATCTCGGCCGGCGCGGCATCGCCCCCCGTCCGGGGCAGCCGGATGACGAGGCTTTCGCGGCCTATCACGCCCGGCGCATCGCCCTCGGCATTCCCGAGGGCGGCAAGGACTTCGCCTGGGGCGAGGCCTTCCCCCACGAAGTGCTGATGGACATGCTCGGCGGCGTCGACTTCCGCAAGGGCTGTTATGTCGGCCAGGAAGTCGTCAGCCGCATGCAGCACCGCGGCACCGCCCGCACCCGGATCGTGCCGGTGTCGGCGAGCGACGTTCTGCCGCCGGCCGGCACCGAAGTCCGCATAGCCGACAAGGTGGCGGGGACCCTCGGCTCGTCGTCGGGACGGCGCGGCCTCGCCATGCTGCGCCTCGACCGGGTGCAGGACGGGCTCGACGCCGGCGCGGTCCCGACGGCAGGTCATGTCGCCCTCGCCCTCGTCCGGCCGCGCTGGTGGATGGCGTCCTGGCCCGCGCCGGCTCAGGCCGACGCCATCCCGTAG
- a CDS encoding HD family hydrolase: MARARTGTTTRAWQRMLSGRRLDLLDPSPLDIEIEDIAHGLARVARWNGQTRGNAIFSVAQHSVLVCDVLGAFEPDAPASTKLMVLLHDAPEYVIGDMISPFKAVIGESYKAVEARLLSAIHIRFGLPAVPPPAIRALTKKADRVAAFLEATQLAGFGIEESCRYFGDPRPLPMPMEEAILVPQPAAEAQQAFLDRFAQLFR; this comes from the coding sequence ATGGCGCGGGCAAGGACAGGCACCACCACGCGCGCCTGGCAGCGCATGCTGTCGGGGCGGCGGCTCGACCTGCTCGATCCCTCGCCGCTGGACATAGAGATCGAGGACATCGCGCATGGCCTCGCCCGCGTCGCGCGCTGGAACGGGCAGACGCGCGGCAACGCCATCTTCTCCGTGGCCCAGCACAGCGTGCTCGTCTGCGACGTGCTCGGCGCGTTCGAACCCGATGCCCCCGCCTCGACCAAGCTGATGGTGCTCCTGCACGATGCGCCCGAATATGTGATCGGCGACATGATCTCGCCCTTCAAGGCGGTGATCGGCGAGAGCTACAAGGCGGTGGAAGCCCGGCTTCTGTCCGCCATCCATATCCGCTTCGGCCTTCCCGCCGTGCCGCCGCCGGCGATCCGGGCGCTGACCAAGAAGGCCGACCGTGTCGCCGCCTTCCTGGAGGCGACGCAGCTCGCCGGCTTCGGCATCGAGGAATCCTGCCGCTATTTCGGCGATCCCCGCCCCTTGCCCATGCCCATGGAGGAGGCCATCCTCGTCCCCCAGCCCGCCGCGGAAGCCCAGCAGGCCTTCCTCGACCGTTTCGCGCAATTGTTCCGATAG
- a CDS encoding tyrosine phosphatase family protein, whose product MQIQTRTAEQVLKEPLRRQINVCPLSLVDATVLATGARRILTLLNVGTRMVRPASVEERMHLFLGMNDIIEAADGQVLPGEDHLSQLLRFVRAWDHETPLVIHCYAGVSRSTAAAFVSACMLAPERDEHDIAQTIRRLSPTATPNRRIVALADARLGREGRMLAAIDAIGRGEECFEGVPFALTF is encoded by the coding sequence ATGCAAATCCAGACCCGGACCGCAGAACAGGTCCTGAAGGAGCCGCTCCGCCGGCAGATCAATGTCTGTCCGCTTTCCCTCGTCGATGCGACCGTGCTCGCCACCGGCGCGCGGCGGATCCTGACCCTTCTCAATGTCGGCACCCGGATGGTGCGTCCGGCCTCGGTCGAGGAGCGGATGCACCTCTTCCTCGGCATGAACGACATCATCGAAGCGGCGGACGGGCAGGTCCTGCCCGGCGAGGACCATCTGTCGCAATTGCTGCGCTTCGTGCGGGCCTGGGACCACGAGACGCCGCTGGTGATCCATTGCTATGCCGGCGTCAGCCGCTCCACCGCCGCCGCCTTCGTTTCGGCCTGTATGCTGGCGCCGGAACGCGATGAACACGACATCGCGCAGACCATCCGCCGCCTCTCGCCGACCGCCACCCCCAACCGCCGCATCGTCGCCCTCGCCGATGCGAGACTCGGCCGCGAAGGCCGCATGCTCGCCGCCATCGACGCCATCGGCCGGGGCGAGGAGTGCTTCGAAGGCGTGCCCTTCGCACTGACGTTCTGA
- a CDS encoding DNA-3-methyladenine glycosylase I, with the protein MERIPILHDDGKWRCPWPGTDPFYVAYHDEEWGVPEYDGRALYEKLILDGFQAGLSWITILRKREHFRKVFDGFEPEKVARYGPDKVAALMGDAGIVRNRAKIEGTIGGAGAWLKIEEEQGFSRYMWDFLDGRPLQNQWQGGEQVPAETPLSQRISKDLRSRGFRFVGPTIVYAFMQAVGMVNDHLVGCYRHAECADLGRAGHPG; encoded by the coding sequence ATGGAACGCATCCCCATCCTCCACGACGACGGCAAATGGCGCTGTCCCTGGCCGGGCACGGACCCCTTCTACGTCGCCTATCACGACGAGGAATGGGGCGTGCCCGAATATGACGGCCGGGCGCTGTACGAGAAGCTGATCCTCGACGGCTTCCAGGCGGGATTGTCCTGGATCACCATCCTGCGCAAGCGCGAGCATTTCCGCAAAGTCTTCGACGGCTTCGAGCCGGAAAAGGTGGCGCGATACGGGCCGGACAAGGTGGCGGCGCTGATGGGCGACGCCGGCATCGTCCGCAACCGCGCCAAGATCGAAGGCACGATTGGGGGCGCCGGGGCCTGGCTGAAGATCGAGGAGGAGCAGGGCTTCTCCCGCTATATGTGGGATTTTCTCGACGGAAGGCCGCTCCAGAACCAGTGGCAAGGCGGCGAGCAGGTGCCGGCGGAGACGCCGCTGTCGCAGCGCATCTCCAAGGACCTGCGTTCCCGCGGCTTCCGCTTCGTCGGGCCGACCATCGTCTACGCCTTCATGCAGGCGGTCGGCATGGTCAACGATCATCTCGTCGGCTGCTACCGCCACGCCGAATGCGCCGATCTCGGCCGAGCCGGGCATCCCGGCTGA